In Leptospiraceae bacterium, a genomic segment contains:
- a CDS encoding transposase produces the protein MRANQTRYNLHYHIVFSTKNRVACLKEEDIDKIRELACSKAQEIGSSIRILNGIGSCSYPDVHPSEIKHFLCGDAYQGLCIL, from the coding sequence ATGAGAGCCAATCAAACAAGGTATAATTTACATTATCATATTGTTTTTTCCACAAAGAACCGGGTGGCCTGTCTGAAAGAAGAGGATATTGATAAAATTAGAGAATTAGCCTGTTCTAAAGCGCAGGAAATCGGAAGCAGCATTCGTATTCTTAACGGTATTGGATCATGTTCATATCCTGATGTCCATCCCTCCGAAATTAAGCATTTCCTATGTGGTGATGCGTATCAAGGGTTATGTATCCTATAA
- a CDS encoding pyruvate, phosphate dikinase, whose product MSKKWVYLFDELSEAEQLMGGNWDKVRGLLGGKGANLGDMTRNGVPVPPGFTVTTEACNAYLAADAHFTDGMWEQQLEAMKALEGKTGKKFGDPSNPLLVSCRSGAKFSMPGMMDTVLDIGLNDETVVGMVKLSGNESFAYDSYRRLIQMFGTVVMGIADEAFEEVLEETRKSAGVASDSDLDAKALKKLVDKFKVVFKHKAWRDFPQDPIEQIRLATEAVFKSWNGKRAFDYRNAEKIPHDLGTAVNIVAMVFGNMGNTSATGVVTTRNVSTGERELEGDWLINAQGEDVVAGIRATKAIALMKKELPESYSELITICKNLEKQYKNVQDIEFTIEKGKLWILQTRDAKRTAQAAVRIAVEMAEEWIITKEQALLRVTPEQIDFFLHPQFKAEEKKKMINSGALLAKGLNVSPGAAVGQIAFDADLAVKWAEEGKKVIMVRPETKPDDVHGMLAAKGILTSRGGRTSHAALVARQFGKPAIVGVVEMEIDLIHRKMKVGSVELHEGEVISIDGNTGEVFSGEITTVIPDIKDPHLIKLLNWADEARKLQVWTNADYPNDAQRARDNGAEGIGLCRTEHMFFEIQRLPLVQKMILAEEDAVRQEALDALLPYQREDFAGLFRVMNGLPVVIRLIDPPLHEFLPTISDLLLELSDLKIRLLKSAGNLKEVDTILKAISEKKALLERVESMHEQNPMLGLRGVRLGIHLSALTRMQVRAIIEAACQVTKEGIHVYPKIMIPLTSHVNELKVQQKALEDEAKAVMEERGMNIHYKFGTMVEIPRAALTADELAEYAEFFSFGTNDLTQTTYGISRDDAEKGFLIEYLERGILKENPFATIDQNGVGKIMKLGVEAGRAKRPDIEIGICGEHGGDPASVHFCHKIGLNYVSCSPFRVPIARIAAAQVALIEKGIQPK is encoded by the coding sequence ATGAGTAAAAAATGGGTTTATTTATTTGATGAACTCTCGGAAGCCGAACAGCTGATGGGTGGAAATTGGGATAAAGTAAGAGGTCTTTTAGGCGGTAAAGGAGCCAACCTCGGAGACATGACTCGGAATGGAGTTCCGGTTCCTCCCGGCTTCACAGTAACTACAGAAGCCTGTAATGCCTATTTAGCTGCTGATGCCCACTTTACTGATGGCATGTGGGAGCAGCAATTAGAAGCCATGAAGGCTCTTGAAGGGAAAACCGGAAAGAAATTTGGTGACCCTTCCAACCCACTTCTTGTTTCCTGTCGTTCCGGTGCAAAGTTTTCTATGCCGGGTATGATGGACACTGTTTTAGATATTGGTTTAAATGATGAGACTGTTGTAGGAATGGTAAAACTCTCCGGCAACGAGTCTTTTGCCTATGACTCTTACCGTCGTCTGATTCAAATGTTTGGAACCGTTGTAATGGGTATCGCAGATGAGGCTTTTGAAGAAGTTCTCGAAGAAACTCGTAAATCTGCCGGTGTAGCTTCCGATTCCGATCTGGATGCAAAAGCCCTGAAAAAACTTGTAGATAAGTTTAAAGTTGTGTTCAAACATAAAGCCTGGAGAGATTTTCCACAGGATCCAATCGAGCAGATTCGTCTGGCTACAGAAGCCGTCTTCAAAAGCTGGAATGGAAAAAGGGCTTTCGATTATAGAAATGCAGAAAAAATCCCTCATGACCTCGGAACAGCAGTTAACATCGTTGCCATGGTTTTCGGTAATATGGGAAATACCTCTGCCACCGGTGTGGTGACAACCAGAAACGTTTCCACCGGAGAAAGAGAGCTGGAAGGAGATTGGCTGATTAATGCTCAGGGAGAAGATGTGGTAGCCGGTATTCGGGCAACCAAAGCGATTGCTCTTATGAAAAAAGAGCTACCGGAATCCTATAGCGAATTAATCACCATCTGCAAAAACCTCGAAAAGCAGTATAAAAACGTTCAGGATATCGAATTTACTATCGAGAAAGGGAAACTCTGGATTCTCCAGACCCGTGACGCGAAAAGAACGGCTCAGGCCGCTGTTCGTATTGCTGTAGAAATGGCTGAAGAATGGATCATTACCAAAGAACAGGCTCTTTTACGGGTTACTCCGGAACAAATTGACTTCTTCTTGCACCCTCAGTTTAAAGCTGAAGAAAAGAAAAAGATGATCAATTCCGGTGCACTTTTAGCTAAAGGACTGAACGTATCTCCCGGTGCAGCTGTAGGTCAGATAGCTTTTGATGCCGACCTCGCTGTAAAATGGGCAGAAGAAGGTAAAAAAGTGATTATGGTTCGTCCGGAAACCAAGCCGGATGATGTACACGGTATGCTCGCTGCCAAAGGTATTCTTACCAGTCGGGGAGGACGTACAAGTCACGCAGCTCTTGTAGCCAGACAATTCGGAAAACCCGCTATTGTGGGTGTTGTGGAAATGGAAATTGATCTTATCCACAGAAAGATGAAAGTGGGAAGTGTTGAACTCCATGAGGGAGAAGTGATTTCTATCGATGGAAATACCGGTGAGGTTTTCAGCGGAGAAATTACTACTGTAATTCCCGACATTAAAGATCCGCACCTGATTAAACTTCTGAACTGGGCCGATGAAGCCAGAAAACTTCAAGTATGGACAAACGCTGACTATCCGAATGACGCCCAGAGAGCCAGAGACAATGGAGCTGAAGGAATCGGTCTTTGCCGTACAGAACACATGTTCTTTGAAATACAGAGATTACCTCTGGTTCAAAAAATGATTCTTGCAGAAGAAGACGCCGTACGCCAGGAAGCCCTCGATGCCCTTCTTCCCTACCAGAGAGAAGACTTTGCAGGTCTTTTCCGTGTGATGAACGGTCTTCCGGTAGTGATTCGTTTAATTGACCCACCTCTACACGAGTTCTTACCTACTATTTCTGATTTACTTTTAGAACTTTCCGATCTGAAGATACGTCTTCTAAAAAGTGCCGGAAACTTAAAAGAAGTAGATACGATTTTAAAAGCTATCAGTGAGAAAAAAGCCCTTCTGGAAAGAGTGGAGTCTATGCACGAACAGAACCCGATGCTCGGTCTGCGTGGTGTTCGTCTCGGAATCCATTTAAGTGCTCTTACTCGTATGCAGGTTCGTGCCATTATCGAAGCCGCCTGCCAGGTGACAAAAGAGGGAATACATGTTTATCCTAAAATTATGATTCCTCTTACCAGCCATGTGAACGAGTTAAAAGTTCAGCAGAAAGCCCTCGAAGACGAAGCAAAAGCTGTAATGGAAGAGAGAGGAATGAATATCCACTATAAGTTTGGAACTATGGTAGAAATTCCGAGAGCGGCTCTTACAGCAGACGAACTGGCTGAATATGCTGAGTTCTTCTCTTTCGGAACAAACGACCTGACCCAAACTACTTACGGAATTTCTCGTGATGACGCAGAGAAAGGTTTCTTAATCGAGTATCTCGAAAGAGGAATCCTGAAAGAAAATCCTTTTGCTACCATTGACCAGAATGGTGTGGGGAAAATCATGAAATTAGGTGTAGAAGCCGGTCGTGCAAAAAGACCTGATATTGAAATCGGAATCTGCGGTGAGCACGGTGGAGACCCGGCCTCGGTTCATTTCTGTCATAAGATAGGACTGAATTATGTGAGCTGTTCTCCTTTCCGGGTACCTATAGCAAGAATCGCTGCTGCCCAGGTTGCCCTGATTGAAAAAGGTATTCAGCCCAAGTAA
- a CDS encoding formylglycine-generating enzyme family protein, translated as MKLAEKRVERFKRSYEELYGESHFIFACHAAFPVLFTSELLYLIWQNFSQDEYGNFIPFSRMAVADLLHSPFCSSIGPKTYEMDKEIRSLLLEDLRKKPEFGEKRIKRIAAFLLQYAERKNPSEIEKDLKDSHLWTAMAELNKVESSILVNKAFVDALEKKDKSEILRIGFLLDSLIQRYPHLENIRNLTKAYQDDIYGDKPETRYAVISDSPTKFDLKEIALPTSVIENLRINTSPEEENEITPVSVFIIFTDAESKKKYSENVLLSIKKLEYVKVEVGSMYASVNIRVPSEGTPFMSKYSEIQHHIQTEKPKLVVFLGDNPPQFLDETEKHFTPTMLDMSELFPLKACETQLAMFLYPDSQSQAIDTMWRVEHTIGIRGNETKEEDKLGFLQVFLQDYQKTQDYKKAYTNAKNTQVAKEEQIAYVDILLNYKREKWRRVVQTKNPEFILKDKPSFTLPQKFSSRKKDWINLTERAFIAHRFVDEKETVHTIHYVDIKSITLDTRFYKLGYDIILRTNSEEEYVFPDYKKAIAQEIQEKTQWLRENILISNEEPFKTETIELHSPSGMPVNQNSIGTEFIYIPAGEFMMGQSPGDEEAFDREKPAHKVRLTTGFYMSKYPLTQRDWLKIIEENPSSFKDDLNCPVERVSWNDVQEFIKRLNEMETPEGDPPEGRLQEGRLQEGRLLRMKYRLPTEAEWEYAARAGSETKYYFGNEASELKNYAWYDENSDSKTHPVGEKLPNEFGLYDMLGNVWEWCEDWYDSEYYKKSPLENPFNGDKSDYKVYRGGSWYDHPLLTRVSFRVRDQGLDSFGSLGFRLVFAVPQ; from the coding sequence ATGAAGCTCGCAGAAAAAAGGGTCGAGAGGTTCAAACGAAGCTATGAAGAATTGTATGGTGAAAGCCACTTTATCTTTGCCTGTCATGCTGCTTTTCCGGTTCTTTTTACTTCCGAGTTATTATATTTAATCTGGCAAAACTTTTCTCAGGATGAATATGGGAACTTCATCCCTTTTTCGAGGATGGCGGTAGCCGATTTGCTGCACTCTCCCTTTTGTTCCTCTATCGGCCCTAAAACCTATGAAATGGATAAGGAAATCAGAAGCCTCCTTTTAGAAGACCTGCGAAAGAAACCGGAATTCGGGGAAAAACGGATTAAACGAATCGCTGCCTTTTTATTGCAGTATGCCGAGAGGAAAAATCCCTCTGAAATCGAGAAAGACTTAAAAGATAGCCATCTCTGGACGGCGATGGCGGAGCTAAACAAAGTAGAGTCTTCTATACTTGTGAACAAAGCTTTTGTGGATGCTTTGGAAAAAAAAGATAAGAGTGAGATACTGAGAATCGGTTTTTTACTCGATTCTTTGATTCAGCGTTATCCGCATCTGGAAAATATACGTAATCTCACAAAAGCCTATCAGGATGATATTTATGGTGACAAACCGGAAACAAGATATGCAGTGATTTCGGATTCACCTACAAAGTTTGACCTGAAAGAGATTGCTCTTCCCACCTCGGTGATTGAGAACTTAAGGATAAACACCTCCCCCGAAGAAGAAAACGAAATCACTCCTGTTTCAGTATTTATTATCTTCACAGATGCAGAATCAAAAAAGAAATACTCAGAAAATGTTTTATTGAGTATAAAAAAATTAGAGTATGTAAAAGTAGAAGTGGGTAGCATGTATGCTTCTGTTAATATACGAGTCCCTTCAGAAGGGACTCCATTCATGTCAAAATACTCAGAAATCCAACACCACATTCAAACCGAAAAGCCGAAGCTTGTGGTTTTTTTGGGCGATAATCCTCCGCAGTTTTTGGATGAAACAGAAAAACACTTCACTCCCACTATGCTCGATATGTCCGAGCTTTTTCCGCTCAAAGCTTGCGAGACCCAACTTGCCATGTTTCTCTATCCGGATTCCCAGTCCCAGGCCATTGACACAATGTGGCGGGTGGAACATACGATAGGTATCCGGGGGAATGAGACAAAAGAAGAAGATAAACTTGGATTCTTGCAGGTGTTTTTACAGGATTATCAAAAAACTCAGGACTATAAGAAAGCCTATACGAATGCAAAAAATACTCAAGTTGCAAAAGAAGAGCAAATCGCCTATGTTGATATTTTACTAAATTATAAAAGAGAAAAATGGAGGCGAGTCGTTCAAACGAAAAATCCAGAATTTATTTTGAAAGACAAGCCTTCCTTTACTTTACCGCAGAAGTTTTCTTCGAGAAAGAAAGACTGGATAAACCTTACAGAGAGAGCTTTTATCGCTCACCGATTTGTTGATGAGAAAGAAACTGTACATACAATACACTATGTTGATATAAAATCCATAACGCTTGATACCCGATTTTATAAACTGGGATATGACATTATTCTTCGCACAAACTCAGAAGAAGAATATGTTTTTCCTGATTACAAAAAAGCTATTGCTCAGGAAATTCAGGAGAAAACTCAGTGGTTAAGGGAGAATATACTTATCTCCAATGAGGAACCGTTTAAAACCGAAACCATCGAGCTACATTCTCCTTCCGGTATGCCGGTGAACCAAAACTCCATCGGCACCGAATTTATCTACATCCCCGCAGGGGAGTTCATGATGGGACAAAGCCCCGGAGATGAAGAAGCTTTCGACAGGGAAAAACCGGCACATAAGGTCAGACTTACCACAGGATTTTATATGAGTAAGTATCCGCTGACACAGCGTGATTGGCTAAAAATCATAGAGGAGAATCCGAGCTCTTTCAAAGATGATTTGAATTGTCCGGTGGAAAGGGTTTCATGGAATGATGTACAGGAATTTATTAAACGTTTGAATGAGATGGAAACCCCCGAAGGCGACCCTCCGGAGGGTCGCCTGCAAGAGGGTCGCCTGCAAGAGGGTCGCCTTCTTCGGATGAAATATCGTTTGCCAACAGAAGCCGAATGGGAATACGCTGCGAGAGCCGGGAGCGAAACGAAATATTATTTTGGAAACGAGGCTTCGGAGTTAAAAAATTATGCCTGGTACGATGAAAACTCCGATAGTAAGACGCATCCGGTGGGAGAAAAACTTCCCAATGAGTTCGGACTTTATGATATGCTCGGAAATGTCTGGGAATGGTGCGAGGACTGGTATGATTCCGAATATTACAAAAAAAGTCCATTGGAAAATCCTTTTAATGGCGATAAAAGTGACTATAAAGTCTATCGCGGCGGCTCGTGGTACGATCATCCACTCCTTACTCGCGTCTCTTTCCGAGTCAGGGACCAGGGACTTGACTCGTTCGGCAGTCTCGGGTTTCGTCTGGTGTTTGCCGTGCCCCAGTAG
- a CDS encoding glycosyltransferase, whose product MPPKISIIIPTLNEEEFLPVLLESIKKQTFTDYEIIVADAGSKDKTAEVAEKFGAKVVPGGMPGPGRNRGAEAARGEFLFFFDADVSLPEDFLESALNEMEERFLDLATCEFKPQSDLQLDKLMFKLANLTVKLNQSINPRAAGFCIFITRRLFNRVGGFDEDVKIAEDHDLVDRASKFRPLRFLNSTALSVSIRRLVKEGRFSLIEKYFHVELHLLTKGSIKDDIIEYEFGTFSEEDKKKNKKILDEIESRVIQLEQQYNTFTKNASELNDKFLENQEKWKGNLQNLRESFKTLLLGRKEKA is encoded by the coding sequence ATGCCACCAAAGATTAGTATTATTATTCCTACTTTGAATGAAGAAGAGTTTTTACCCGTCCTTCTGGAATCCATCAAAAAACAAACTTTTACTGACTACGAAATCATTGTAGCAGATGCAGGTTCTAAAGATAAAACGGCTGAAGTTGCAGAAAAGTTCGGAGCGAAGGTTGTTCCGGGTGGAATGCCCGGACCGGGTCGTAACCGGGGAGCTGAAGCTGCCAGAGGAGAGTTCCTTTTCTTTTTTGATGCAGATGTAAGTCTTCCGGAAGATTTCTTAGAAAGTGCCCTGAACGAAATGGAAGAAAGGTTTTTAGACCTCGCAACCTGTGAGTTTAAACCCCAGTCCGATTTGCAGCTCGATAAGCTCATGTTTAAACTGGCAAACCTTACCGTTAAACTTAACCAGAGCATCAATCCCAGAGCCGCCGGTTTTTGCATTTTTATTACCCGCAGGCTTTTTAACCGCGTAGGAGGCTTTGATGAAGATGTAAAAATAGCGGAAGACCATGATCTGGTAGATAGAGCCTCCAAATTCCGCCCTTTGCGCTTTTTAAATAGTACGGCTTTATCTGTGAGTATTCGCAGACTCGTTAAAGAAGGTCGCTTCTCCTTGATTGAAAAATACTTCCATGTAGAGCTTCACCTTCTTACAAAAGGCAGCATTAAAGATGATATAATCGAATATGAATTTGGAACCTTCAGCGAAGAAGATAAGAAAAAGAACAAAAAGATTCTGGATGAAATAGAAAGCCGGGTTATTCAACTGGAACAACAATATAATACATTTACCAAAAATGCCAGTGAATTAAACGATAAATTCTTAGAAAATCAGGAGAAATGGAAAGGGAATCTCCAGAACCTGAGAGAATCTTTTAAAACTCTTCTTTTAGGTCGAAAAGAAAAGGCTTGA
- a CDS encoding Uma2 family endonuclease, translated as MSDLFQPVTMEDLLGVNLYRKIGKQILFFDEESGQYVITDISKDKKFTADDYAKLPERAPYQLIEGKLVFEVSHTCQHQGILGDVLLLIYRYVRENKPSETVLTYIDVHFDKENVYQPDVIYISDKRSSIIKEYIFGAPDFTLEVLSKSTEKIDRNEKMRNYGKFGVDEYWIVNPNKENIEVYHNQLGVMIHIQTAEKGKSITSKAIEGFTLNVGDVFQ; from the coding sequence ATGAGCGATTTATTCCAGCCGGTTACAATGGAAGATCTTTTGGGTGTTAATCTGTATCGTAAGATAGGCAAACAGATTCTTTTCTTCGACGAAGAATCCGGACAATACGTGATTACAGACATCAGCAAAGATAAAAAATTCACTGCCGATGATTATGCAAAACTTCCTGAAAGAGCACCCTATCAACTCATCGAAGGAAAACTTGTTTTTGAAGTTTCACATACATGCCAGCATCAAGGGATTCTGGGTGATGTTCTTTTATTGATATATAGGTATGTAAGAGAAAATAAACCCTCGGAAACTGTATTAACTTATATTGATGTTCATTTTGACAAAGAAAATGTCTATCAGCCGGATGTAATCTACATTTCCGATAAGCGCTCATCCATTATTAAAGAATACATCTTTGGTGCTCCCGATTTCACCTTAGAAGTATTATCCAAATCCACAGAAAAAATAGACCGAAACGAAAAGATGAGAAACTACGGTAAATTTGGTGTAGATGAATACTGGATAGTAAACCCGAATAAAGAAAACATTGAAGTCTACCACAACCAACTTGGAGTTATGATTCACATACAAACCGCAGAAAAAGGTAAGTCGATTACATCTAAAGCTATAGAGGGTTTCACACTAAACGTGGGAGATGTTTTTCAATAA
- a CDS encoding MoxR family ATPase has translation MSRKSEIVYTGESLRNENKKVDGKDVFAYLPESKLVEAVNLSIVLERPLLIMGEPGCGKTRLAESVAYELHKEDMSNKYFRWNVKSTSKAKDGLYVFKALKHFQDSHADRLKDYSDENILKEYIQDGPLGKAIRICKDAKDAKEMPPVVLIDEIDKASLDFPNDLLYELEQMSFEYEELSLESNLRTVETRDLKPIVLITSNNEKELPAAFLRRCIFYEIAFPGKKELRKIVHSRFENADSTLVSDTVDAFLRVRKKLETTDRVSDKKVSTSELIDWFEVIQHYHNKQKSNKLTGPETELVKELDKLKLEEGLPPFYQVLLKDTSWIDRFKK, from the coding sequence ATGTCTCGGAAAAGTGAGATAGTTTATACCGGGGAAAGTTTAAGGAACGAGAATAAAAAGGTGGATGGGAAAGATGTCTTTGCTTATCTTCCTGAAAGCAAACTTGTAGAAGCGGTGAATCTTTCGATTGTTCTCGAAAGACCGCTTCTGATTATGGGAGAGCCGGGTTGTGGTAAAACGAGGCTTGCCGAATCCGTTGCCTATGAACTTCACAAAGAAGATATGTCTAATAAATATTTTCGTTGGAATGTGAAATCTACGAGTAAGGCCAAAGATGGACTCTATGTTTTTAAAGCTCTCAAGCATTTCCAGGACTCTCATGCAGACAGACTGAAAGATTACTCGGATGAGAATATTCTGAAAGAATACATTCAGGATGGTCCCCTGGGTAAGGCCATACGAATATGCAAAGACGCTAAGGATGCAAAAGAAATGCCCCCGGTTGTTTTAATCGATGAGATTGACAAGGCGAGTCTTGATTTTCCCAATGATCTCTTATACGAGCTGGAGCAAATGTCCTTTGAGTATGAAGAATTAAGCCTTGAATCGAACTTAAGAACGGTAGAAACCAGGGATTTAAAACCGATTGTTTTAATAACGAGTAATAATGAAAAAGAATTACCGGCCGCTTTTTTACGCCGCTGCATTTTCTATGAGATTGCGTTTCCCGGAAAAAAAGAGCTAAGAAAAATCGTGCATAGTCGTTTTGAAAATGCAGATAGTACCCTCGTTTCGGATACCGTAGATGCCTTTCTTCGGGTGCGAAAGAAATTAGAAACTACAGATAGAGTTTCGGATAAAAAAGTTTCTACGAGTGAATTAATAGACTGGTTTGAAGTAATTCAGCATTACCATAATAAACAAAAGTCTAATAAACTTACAGGTCCCGAAACTGAGCTTGTCAAAGAACTGGATAAACTCAAACTGGAAGAGGGACTTCCTCCTTTTTACCAGGTGCTATTGAAAGATACGTCATGGATAGACAGGTTCAAAAAATAA
- a CDS encoding caspase family protein, which yields MSDSKRKLALVFGVSEYPEGIHDLPKCANDVEAVREALEDIGFSVYPKQKEKSLNPFSSDMVSYSSEFLGEIKSNTTEIVLFYFTGHGFTHDSNLLLIPYFKGKLETMADYGLLFEANCFDFKNQIFNKGSLIDHPKIKKVFILDCCRTEFVFGTEVKKVYMDPQVMQTQFEKTNTIFSYACLDGREADADIFPNYSNYTKYFLDYLEEDNLAIETLLANITGKMLEKGKQKPTQIGTCPSFSLYDSQSEESFYDKIQKYISRIDFRGHLRTFKGSKYLGGNVHLLFCSGSQYKDVMLLARVLIDEIPKSVVSEKLIIGSPSCKNAEKLIESIGRSLKIDASIDKKESILEIVNKLKKKNQVILIEDPEKLMANFDNTAGTELEKLSHFFHELKEKIDELKPKFSLYVFFLHPGKYSDKKENLDKLCKTLEIKEDAQFNLKEAHVVKDFYKWVEKYLDELKEAFFREGKSHDSFSLMDTWLKEEDDEACKDFIQDNDLDTDSYYNFIESFLYYLDLDIRGSSCLGKVR from the coding sequence TTGAGCGATTCAAAGAGAAAGCTGGCCCTGGTTTTTGGAGTTTCCGAGTATCCTGAGGGAATTCATGACCTGCCCAAATGTGCCAATGATGTGGAGGCTGTTCGGGAAGCCCTGGAAGACATAGGTTTTTCGGTATATCCCAAGCAAAAGGAAAAATCTTTGAATCCTTTCAGTTCAGATATGGTTTCCTATTCATCTGAATTTTTAGGAGAAATTAAATCTAATACCACAGAAATTGTACTTTTCTATTTTACAGGACATGGATTTACACATGATAGCAATTTACTTCTAATTCCTTACTTCAAGGGAAAATTAGAAACTATGGCTGATTATGGTCTTCTTTTTGAAGCGAATTGCTTTGATTTTAAAAACCAAATTTTCAATAAAGGGTCTTTGATTGATCATCCAAAAATTAAAAAAGTTTTTATACTAGATTGCTGTAGAACGGAGTTTGTTTTCGGAACTGAAGTGAAAAAGGTTTATATGGATCCTCAGGTTATGCAGACTCAATTTGAAAAAACAAATACAATATTTTCTTACGCCTGTTTAGATGGAAGGGAAGCAGATGCAGATATTTTTCCTAATTATTCGAATTATACGAAATATTTTTTAGATTATCTTGAAGAAGATAATTTAGCTATAGAAACTTTACTGGCAAATATTACCGGAAAAATGTTAGAAAAAGGTAAACAAAAACCTACGCAAATAGGAACCTGTCCTTCTTTCTCCTTATATGATAGTCAATCAGAAGAAAGCTTTTATGATAAAATACAAAAGTACATTAGCAGAATAGATTTTAGAGGACACCTGCGAACCTTTAAAGGGAGTAAGTATTTAGGAGGAAATGTACATCTTCTTTTTTGTTCCGGAAGTCAATATAAGGATGTGATGCTTCTTGCGAGGGTGCTTATCGATGAGATTCCGAAATCTGTAGTATCGGAAAAGTTAATAATAGGAAGTCCTTCCTGCAAGAATGCCGAGAAACTGATTGAATCTATAGGAAGGTCTTTAAAAATTGATGCAAGTATTGATAAAAAAGAGAGTATATTAGAAATAGTAAATAAACTAAAAAAGAAAAATCAGGTTATTCTAATTGAAGACCCTGAAAAACTTATGGCTAACTTTGATAATACAGCCGGAACCGAGCTGGAGAAGCTTTCTCATTTTTTTCATGAACTAAAAGAGAAAATAGATGAATTGAAGCCAAAATTCTCTCTGTATGTTTTCTTTTTACATCCGGGAAAGTATTCAGATAAGAAAGAAAACTTGGATAAACTTTGTAAAACTTTAGAAATTAAAGAAGACGCACAGTTTAACTTAAAAGAAGCTCATGTTGTAAAAGATTTTTACAAATGGGTAGAAAAATATTTAGATGAGTTGAAAGAAGCGTTCTTTCGAGAAGGAAAGTCTCATGACTCTTTTTCTTTAATGGATACCTGGTTAAAAGAAGAAGACGATGAAGCCTGCAAAGATTTTATTCAAGATAACGATTTGGATACAGATTCCTATTATAATTTCATAGAATCATTTTTATACTATTTAGATTTAGATATCAGGGGGAGTTCATGTCTCGGAAAAGTGAGATAG
- a CDS encoding Uma2 family endonuclease: MQSIEIKFPDSVSLNPSLVEKMSALNPGLDLSYESSLLRIREGGLSFWEQDFFKLHLPFNMQEEELFELGDLNAGLRLEGEEDLLIINMGTLGLIGAFTVLIGATLVIWNRKMKMGRVFDSSTNHDLEVEGKKMYRLPDVSFILYEKFSKQVLDEKYRLGAPTLCIEVVSHKNSLKQDLEKMKEDWMRAGTEIGLVVCPHRKKYYLFEKGKAAYQTLAFSKPFRHDLLFELTLDFSLLLKEAMEEVKREGELR; the protein is encoded by the coding sequence ATGCAAAGTATTGAGATAAAATTTCCGGATAGCGTCTCCTTAAACCCAAGTCTTGTCGAGAAGATGAGTGCTCTGAATCCGGGTTTGGATTTAAGCTATGAAAGTTCCCTTTTGCGTATTCGGGAAGGAGGTCTTTCCTTTTGGGAGCAGGATTTTTTTAAGCTACACCTGCCTTTTAATATGCAGGAAGAAGAACTATTTGAACTGGGCGACTTAAATGCCGGCCTGAGATTAGAAGGAGAAGAGGACTTACTCATCATCAATATGGGAACATTAGGATTAATCGGAGCTTTTACTGTTTTAATCGGTGCAACACTGGTGATCTGGAATCGAAAGATGAAAATGGGAAGGGTTTTTGATTCCTCTACCAATCACGATTTGGAAGTGGAAGGAAAAAAGATGTATCGTTTACCGGATGTATCCTTTATCCTGTATGAAAAATTCAGTAAGCAGGTCCTTGATGAAAAATATAGACTGGGTGCTCCCACACTCTGCATTGAAGTAGTTTCTCATAAAAATAGCTTGAAGCAGGATTTGGAGAAGATGAAAGAAGACTGGATGCGGGCTGGCACCGAAATTGGTCTTGTAGTCTGTCCTCACCGAAAGAAGTATTATCTCTTCGAGAAAGGAAAAGCAGCTTATCAAACCTTAGCTTTTTCTAAACCTTTCCGCCATGACTTGCTCTTTGAGCTTACATTAGACTTTTCGTTATTACTCAAAGAAGCTATGGAAGAAGTCAAGCGAGAAGGGGAGCTGAGATAG